TCcgaatctttcttttctttaataGGACAACTTATGGGCACCCCCTTTCTTATCTGTTTCCTATGAATTTTTGTGTTACCCCAAACCGCCACGGTCCTCTTACCATTAATCACTACTTGTGCATATGTTTGCCGTTCATACAATAAGCTACAGGATGGAAGGATTCTACCGGAATTCTGATCTCTATATTCTCCCCTTCCGACGGAATTTGCATCCTGCTTTTTATAAACTCTCCATCAATTCTCTTCAACTTAATCTTGGTTGCTTCCAAATCACGGAACTGCAATGTATCAGTGCTGATATCCAACAAGCCCCCGCATTGATCCCCGATGATTTTAAAAGTATCCTTCGCCCAAAAATTCCAAGGTAGCCCACAAATCCTAATCCAGCTGTTGCAACATTTGTCTACCATATCTGTTGTATTAATATCCGGTCTCCACTCCTCGAAGTTCAAAGACACCCCACTATCGAAGAATGCTCTTTTCAACTTTATATAGTATGAGAACTCATCCAAATTCGATGGCCACCATACTGTTTTGTTTGTTGAAACGAGAATAattctattgatttatttgTAGAGTGCCCAAGAACGGTTTGAATTAATTCCCAAGAAATATTCACCCTACTTTTGGTAACAATGATTACTTCATGCCACTTCATGTCCGTTCTTAGCCTACCACTGTCCTCCGTATCTTTCAGTTTCCCTCGTTTAGACTCCCTCTGTATTGTTCTATCGTCTTGTTTCACTGTGTTTACTCTCAATGTGTTGGAACAGTGATGTAGAATAGGTTGTTGATACCTTCTTTGATAACTCCCTGACAACAACTTAGCCAAGGTGTCCAATATGATCTTCCATCTCCCTGAATTTTAAACTCTGGGCACAATTTTAATTTGCTTTCTGCCCATCATACAGAATTTGTTCACCTCAACGAATCTTCCATGTTTGTTGTTAAATCTCTGTATTGTGAACACCGCGTTCCTTCCCCTATATCGATGGAAGTTCGAGCTTGAATAGGGGTTATCGATGAAGTCCTTGAATTTTAGGCTTATCCAACGTGCCTCCTCACGGTCGAAGTCCAGCATGTAACTCGATCTCCTAGTTCTTTCAGCCCACCAAATGGAATCGCCCTCTTTTCCCAGCCGCAGCGTAAATACTTTGTGTTCAATCTTTATCACTTCATTCCGTGCTACCAGCCCAGATACCTGAGGGCCTACTCCATCTGCTTGTAGCATACATTTCTGGCGAGATTAAATCGATGGACTATTCCAGTACCAGGCGTAACCGTCGTGCACCACTAACAAGAGTAAAAATGCGCAGAAGTTGTGCGAGAATGAAGCTAGAGTGCCCACCACATCGAACCGCCCCCTTTCCCAGCCGCATCGTAAATACTTTGTGTTCAATCTTTATCACTTCATCACGTGCTACCATCCCAGATAGTGAGGGCCTACTCCATCTGCTTGTAGCATACATTTCTGGCGAGATTAAATCGATGGACTATTCCAATACCAGGCGTAACCGTCATGCGCCACTGACAAGAGTAAAAATGCGCCGGAGTTGTGCGAGAATGAAGCTAGAGTGCGGACGCCCTAAGTGCAGCAGAAAAAATCCCGTCTAAAAAGACGAAACAGTTGAGCTTGACAAAAGATTTCCGGCAGTCGGCGCCGGGACCAGTGGTAAGGGTGTGGTCGATGATGATGGAGGTCACGGGTCACTATTTGGGGAAGAGAGTTGGGCATTAGACCTAAGGTTACGCAAGGAagattgaatttttaaaaaatgctcTCTCTAGGGCTAGGagaaacatcaaaatcaaaatcaaactagcactttttattatattatatttctcATTCATCCAATTGAGATCACGAGCATTGCACGTACAATTTTCTTGAGAAAGTTGGCTGTGGTTCATATGGAAATGCTTGGAAGGCTGTGAATAAGCAATCTGGTGAAGTGGTAGGTGTAGCTATATTTTGGATTTCAAAGGTAAACTGAAAAAGCGAACATTTAATCAATTACATGATGCCCATGTTGCGATTAAGAAGCTGAAAACAAAATATCGTTCGTGGGAACAGTGCATGAACCTGAGAGAAGTCAAGGTTGGTGATTTGTTTCTTTGTTTGTTTATCATTGGATCTCATTTTGTTCGACGTGACGTATTGGTTTTCTTCTTGGTAGATGCTGAGAGCAATGAACCATTCAAATATAATAAAGCTCAAAGAAGTTATCCAGGAATATGGTGACTtgtattttgtttttgaatacaTGGTAATACACACATTATTATTAATTCCTTTATTGTGTGTCTTTATTTTCTTTCCTGCCTGTTTACAATCTTTTGTCTTTCAGGACTGCAATCTACTTCAAGTAATTGACAACAGTCGAAAACGATTTTCTGAATCTGAAGTGAGAATATGGAGCTTCCAAGTATTTGAAGGTCTTGCACACATGCATCAACGTGGATACTTCCATCGTGACCTCAAACCAGGTTAACTGCAGTCTTCATCAAGCTCTGTTAGTTAGTTTATCGATTGGACAAAGTTTGTTAAGTACGTAAAATCTAGTGTTCAATTGCCTTTGTAATGTTTGGTCAAAACATCTTGTTCAATTATTTTGACATAAAACTTGTTGGCATCAAAAGATCTCATAAAATTTGCTGATCTTGGTATGGCCTGTGAGATTGAGTCTCACCCTCTATTTACATATTATGTCACAACACGCTAGTGAGTATTTGATGTTCTCTCATATAAATAACTTGCGATTTTTCTTGGCACTCAACCTGGTTTTATCTTGCGGGTATCGGGCCCCTGAAGTTCTACTTCCTTCTCCAACTTATGGTCCACCAGTCGATGTGTATACGACACAAATTAGTTGATGATAAATTTGTTCTCACCTAGTGACATTATATTTTCTTTCTATTGGGTAGACATGTGGGCTATGGGTGCTATAATGGCTGAACTGTTTACTCTTCGTGTTCTGTTTCCGGGCTCAACGTACGTACATTCGTCGTCCTCCTTTGAAGATCATGGTGTACTCGTTGGAACATATGTTCTTGTCTGGTTTGCATCGAGACAATTCATGATTTACCTCTGAATCATTCAGCATTATGTTCTCCTTTGGTTTtggccttttcaaaagattgaatatttttatgcaGTGAATCAAATGAACTTCATAAAATAAGTTGCGTAATAGGGAGTCCGACCAAGAATGAATGGCCGGAGGGCCTTGAACTCGCTAAAGCCATGAATTACAAGTTTCCGCAGATGAGTGTTTGATTTGCTCCCTAACACTATTTTTATGTActatacatatttttttttaactatatatatattaggTTCCTGGTTTCCACCTTTCGACATCGATACCAGGCATTAGTAAAGACGCGATTGATCTTATTAAAGTAAGTCGAACTTTtttgatatcatatttgttTTTAAGATTATATTTCTCAATCTCCGAGTTCACAAGTTTTTCCCGCTAAATATATTCTCTTTGTGCTTGAGATCTATCCAAGAGGCCTACAGCGATAGAGGCTCTTCGACGCCCTTTTTTCCAGGTtttgttttcaaaaatttatccTAAAAACTATTTAAATTCTAAATCAAAACGAAGTTTGATATCTTCTCTATAATATTGCAGAGTTGCTACTACTTCCTGCCATTTTTAAGCTATGAAGATGCTCTTCAAAATTCACCTCATCCAGATATTGAAGACCACCACATTATCATGGTGTAGGCGATGCATGCGGTTGGATCACTTGTTAGATATTATTATGATTGGAATAGAATTAAATATATAGTCTAtgcttttgtttttaaaaatagaatTGGTTCTTTGTATAATATAGATTATctagaaaataaatttgtaattcAATTCGTGGAGAGTTAAATAATGAATTGTAATATATAGTCTTTATTAATTGATTGGAATTTTCATAGAAAAATGATGACGTAAATATAGAAATTATAAAACAGAGTCAACTTGAAACATTGAAATGGCAATGTTGtaacttataaaaataaaatattgtgtacatatatatagaaaacAATTGATGAAGAAAACGTAAGATTAATAATTATGACTTTCTAGAATATTggaaaatgattaatgaataaataaaaaacgAGTGGAGATTAAAGTTTCTGCCTATGATGATCTTAATTAAGAAACTTCTATAGAAGCCTTTCATTATATAAAGTTCATTTTAATAA
This sequence is a window from Primulina tabacum isolate GXHZ01 chromosome 17, ASM2559414v2, whole genome shotgun sequence. Protein-coding genes within it:
- the LOC142530623 gene encoding LOW QUALITY PROTEIN: cyclin-dependent kinase F-4-like (The sequence of the model RefSeq protein was modified relative to this genomic sequence to represent the inferred CDS: substituted 2 bases at 2 genomic stop codons), encoding MRRSCARMKLECPPHRTAPFPSRIVNTLCSIFITSSRATIPDSEGLLHLLVAYISGEIKSMDYSNTRHHEHCTYNFLEKVGCGSYGNAWKAVNKQSGEVVAIKKLKTKYRSWEQCMNLREVKMLRAMNHSNIIKLKEVIQEYGDLYFVFEYMDCNLLQVIDNSRKRFSESEVRIWSFQVFEGLAHMHQRGYFHRDLKPENLLASKDLIKFADLGMACEIESHPLFTYYVTTRWYRAPEVLLPSPTYGPPVDVYTTQINMWAMGAIMAELFTLRVLFPGSTESNELHKISCVIGSPTKNEWPEGLELAKAMNYKFPQMSVPGFHLSTSIPGISKDAIDLIKFTSFSRXIYSLCAXDLSKRPTAIEALRRPFFQSCYYFLPFLSYEDALQNSPHPDIEDHHIIMV